CCCCAGTACCCAACAATCCCAAGAACTCATAACTCTAGCATAAAACGCAAAGCTATATTGAATTCTTGAAGCATGCTACACCTTCTTTTTCTTTTATTCCCCTTCACAATCATCCTATGTTAAAGTGAAATTTTAATCAATGGGGGTTTTGTCCATCCCCCACTGATTATTAGCCTTCACCAATCGGACTTTTACGGGCAGCCCACAAATAGCGGGATAAATGAACAAAACATACAATAATGTATAAAAAAGAGAGGGTCATATAACCCTCTCTTTTTTAACAATACTATTTACTTTCCACAATTAAGGTCACCGGACCATCATTGATTAAAGAAACGTCCATCATTGCTCCGAACTTCCCTGTTTCTACATGTAATCCTTGTTTACGAACCTCTTCGTTAAAGAAATCATATAAACGCTCTGCATAGTCAGGTTTCGCAGCATCCATAAAGTTTGGACGTCTCCCTTTACGGCAATCTCCGTATAATGTAAATTGCGAAATAGATAGAACTTGTCCTT
This genomic interval from Bacillus cereus contains the following:
- a CDS encoding D-tyrosyl-tRNA(Tyr) deacylase — encoded protein: MRVVLQRSKEASVTVDGEIVGQIPFGLTLLVGITHEDTEKDATYIAEKIANLRIFEDESGKMNHSVLDVEGQVLSISQFTLYGDCRKGRRPNFMDAAKPDYAERLYDFFNEEVRKQGLHVETGKFGAMMDVSLINDGPVTLIVESK